The following are encoded in a window of Anopheles gambiae chromosome X, idAnoGambNW_F1_1, whole genome shotgun sequence genomic DNA:
- the LOC1270452 gene encoding calcium-binding mitochondrial carrier protein Aralar1 isoform X1: protein MTNTAAKERASDEKDVKNPMHIKRASTEKLREIFGKYATQQINGEPYMTSADFVRSFLGQSYNEESIKLIAGIADTSKDGLISFAEFQAFEGLLCTPDALYKTAFQLFDRNGNGSVTYSEFVDVFKKTDLHAKIPFKLDGPFIQLYFGKDRQRVINYVEFSQFLHDFHEECAMEAFRLKDTSGSGFISALDFQDIMVNVKKHLLTSEVRDNLIAVTEGHRVSFPYFMAFNSLLNNMELIKRIYLNATSGNRAEPITKDELLHSAQTMSQITPLEIDILFQLTGVIHQSGTSIWRRHSKTIDKNRRIVYNDLSNIAPEHYIKNITHRLAEIKAVESPADRSFMIQMLESTYRFTLGSVAGAVGATAVYPIDLVKTRMQNQRTGSFIGEVAYRNSWDCCKKVIRHEGFLGLYRGLVPQLMGVAPEKAIKLTVNDFVRDKLTDKQGNIPRWGEVLAGACAGGSQVIFTNPLEIVKIRLQVAGEIAGGAKVRALSVVRELGLFGLYKGARACLLRDVPFSAIYFPMYAHTKAAFADEEGYNHPLTLLAAGAIAGIPAASLVTPADVIKTRLQVVARSGQTTYSGVMDAARKIMAEEGPRAFWKGTVARVFRSSPQFGVTLVTYELLQRMLYVDFGGSRPAGSDVAKAKVDVARVNPDHIGGYQAALPMLNGIETKFGLSLPRFGAPAAVKRQAS, encoded by the exons ATGACTAATACGGCCGCCAAAGAAAGGGCCTCCGACGAAAAGGATGTCAAA AACCCGATGCATATAAAGCGTGCCTCCACCGAGAAGCTGCGTGAAATCTTCGGCAAATATGCGACCCAACAAATCAATGGCGAACCGTACATGACCAGCGCAGACTTTGTCCGAAGCTTTCTCGGACAATCGTACAATGAG gAATCCATCAAACTGATCGCCGGCATTGCCGACACGAGCAAGGACGGGCTGATCTCGTTCGCCGAGTTTCAGGCGTTCGAGGGGCTGCTCTGCACTCCGGACGCCCTGTACAAAACCGCGTTCCAGCTGTTCGACCGTAACGGCAACGGCTCGGTCACGTACAGTGAGTTTGTCGATGTATTCAAAAAGACAGATCTGCACGCTAAAATCCCGTTCAAACTGGACGGCCCTTTCATACAGCTTTACTTCGGCAAGGACCGCCAGCGGGTGATCAATTACGTCGAGTTTAGCCAGTTTTTGCACGACTTCCACGAGGAGTGTGCGATGGAGGCGTTCCGCCTGAAGGACACCTCCGGCTCCGGGTTTATCTCGGCGCTCGACTTTCAGGACATTATGGTGAACGTGAAGAAGCACCTGCTGACGAGCGAGGTGCGGGATAATCTGATCGCG GTTACCGAGGGGCACCGGGTAAGCTTTCCCTACTTTATGGCATTTAACTCGCTGCTCAACAACATGGAGCTGATCAAACGCATTTACCTGAACGCGACCAGCGGCAACCGGGCGGAACCAATTACCAAGGACGAGCTGCTGCACTCCGCCCAAACGATGAGCCAAATTACGCCGCTCGAGATCGACATCCTGTTCCAGCTGACCGGCGTCATCCATCAGAGCGG TACATCCATTTGGCGGCGGCATAGCAAAACGATAGACAAAAATAG ACGGATCGTGTACAATGATCTTAGCAACATTGCCCCGGAACATTACATCAAAAACATCACCCACCGGCTAGCGGAAATCAAAGCCGTCGAATCGCCCGCCGACCGATCCTTCATGATACAGATGCTCGAGAGCACGTACCGGTTCACGCTCGGATCCGTCGCCGGCG CGGTCGGTGCTACGGCCGTCTATCCGATCGATCTGGTGAAGACGCGAATGCAAAACCAGCGTACCGGGTCCTTTATCGGCGAGGTGGCCTACCGGAACTCGTGGGACTGCTGCAAGAAG GTCATCCGGCACGAAGGCTTCCTGGGGCTGTACCGTGGTCTGGTGCCGCAGCTGATGGGCGTCGCGCCCGAGAAAGCGATCAAGCTGACGGTGAACGATTTTGTGCGCGACAAGCTGACGGACAAGCAGGGCAACATTCCGCGCTGGGGCGAGGTGCTTGCCGGCGCTTGT gCTGGTGGATCGCAGGTCATTTTCACCAACCCGCTCGAGATCGTGAAAATTCGGCTACAGGTGGCGGGCGAGATTGCGGGCGGTGCGAAGGTCCGCGCGCTCAGCGTGGTCCGCGAGCTCGGCCTGTTCGGGCTGTACAAGGGGGCGCGGGCGTGCCTGCTGCGCGACGTACCATTTTCCGCCATCTACTTCCCGATGTATGCTCACACGAAGGCGGCGTTCGCGGACGAGGAGGGCTACAACCATCCGCTGACGCTGCTGGCGGCGGGAGCGATCGCCGGCATACCGGCCGCCTCGCTCGTGACGCCGGCGGACGTGATCAAGACGCGGCTGCAGGTGGTCGCCCGCTCCGGCCAGACAACGTACAGCGGGGTGATGGATGCGGCTAGGAAGATCATGGCTGAGGAGGGTCCGCGTGCCTTTTGGAAGGGAACAGTCG CCCGCGTGTTCCGTTCGTCGCCCCAGTTCGGCGTCACACTCGTGACGTacgagctgctgcagcgcaTGCTGTACGTCGACTTCGGCGGTTCGCGACCGGCCGGCTCGGACGTGGCGAAGGCGAAGGTCGACGTGGCACGCGTCAACCCGGACCACATCGGTGGCTACCAGGCAGCACTGCCCATGCTGAACGGCATCGAGACCAAGTTCGGCCTCAGTCTGCCCCGCTTCGGCGCGCCCGCGGCCGTGAAGCGTCAGGCCTCATGA
- the LOC1270452 gene encoding calcium-binding mitochondrial carrier protein Aralar1 isoform X4, giving the protein MHIKRASTEKLREIFGKYATQQINGEPYMTSADFVRSFLGQSYNEESIKLIAGIADTSKDGLISFAEFQAFEGLLCTPDALYKTAFQLFDRNGNGSVTYSEFVDVFKKTDLHAKIPFKLDGPFIQLYFGKDRQRVINYVEFSQFLHDFHEECAMEAFRLKDTSGSGFISALDFQDIMVNVKKHLLTSEVRDNLIAVTEGHRVSFPYFMAFNSLLNNMELIKRIYLNATSGNRAEPITKDELLHSAQTMSQITPLEIDILFQLTGVIHQSGTSIWRRHSKTIDKNRRIVYNDLSNIAPEHYIKNITHRLAEIKAVESPADRSFMIQMLESTYRFTLGSVAGAVGATAVYPIDLVKTRMQNQRTGSFIGEVAYRNSWDCCKKVIRHEGFLGLYRGLVPQLMGVAPEKAIKLTVNDFVRDKLTDKQGNIPRWGEVLAGACAGGSQVIFTNPLEIVKIRLQVAGEIAGGAKVRALSVVRELGLFGLYKGARACLLRDVPFSAIYFPMYAHTKAAFADEEGYNHPLTLLAAGAIAGIPAASLVTPADVIKTRLQVVARSGQTTYSGVMDAARKIMAEEGPRAFWKGTVARVFRSSPQFGVTLVTYELLQRMLYVDFGGSRPAGSDVAKAKVDVARVNPDHIGGYQAALPMLNGIETKFGLSLPRFGAPAAVKRQAS; this is encoded by the exons ATGCATATAAAGCGTGCCTCCACCGAGAAGCTGCGTGAAATCTTCGGCAAATATGCGACCCAACAAATCAATGGCGAACCGTACATGACCAGCGCAGACTTTGTCCGAAGCTTTCTCGGACAATCGTACAATGAG gAATCCATCAAACTGATCGCCGGCATTGCCGACACGAGCAAGGACGGGCTGATCTCGTTCGCCGAGTTTCAGGCGTTCGAGGGGCTGCTCTGCACTCCGGACGCCCTGTACAAAACCGCGTTCCAGCTGTTCGACCGTAACGGCAACGGCTCGGTCACGTACAGTGAGTTTGTCGATGTATTCAAAAAGACAGATCTGCACGCTAAAATCCCGTTCAAACTGGACGGCCCTTTCATACAGCTTTACTTCGGCAAGGACCGCCAGCGGGTGATCAATTACGTCGAGTTTAGCCAGTTTTTGCACGACTTCCACGAGGAGTGTGCGATGGAGGCGTTCCGCCTGAAGGACACCTCCGGCTCCGGGTTTATCTCGGCGCTCGACTTTCAGGACATTATGGTGAACGTGAAGAAGCACCTGCTGACGAGCGAGGTGCGGGATAATCTGATCGCG GTTACCGAGGGGCACCGGGTAAGCTTTCCCTACTTTATGGCATTTAACTCGCTGCTCAACAACATGGAGCTGATCAAACGCATTTACCTGAACGCGACCAGCGGCAACCGGGCGGAACCAATTACCAAGGACGAGCTGCTGCACTCCGCCCAAACGATGAGCCAAATTACGCCGCTCGAGATCGACATCCTGTTCCAGCTGACCGGCGTCATCCATCAGAGCGG TACATCCATTTGGCGGCGGCATAGCAAAACGATAGACAAAAATAG ACGGATCGTGTACAATGATCTTAGCAACATTGCCCCGGAACATTACATCAAAAACATCACCCACCGGCTAGCGGAAATCAAAGCCGTCGAATCGCCCGCCGACCGATCCTTCATGATACAGATGCTCGAGAGCACGTACCGGTTCACGCTCGGATCCGTCGCCGGCG CGGTCGGTGCTACGGCCGTCTATCCGATCGATCTGGTGAAGACGCGAATGCAAAACCAGCGTACCGGGTCCTTTATCGGCGAGGTGGCCTACCGGAACTCGTGGGACTGCTGCAAGAAG GTCATCCGGCACGAAGGCTTCCTGGGGCTGTACCGTGGTCTGGTGCCGCAGCTGATGGGCGTCGCGCCCGAGAAAGCGATCAAGCTGACGGTGAACGATTTTGTGCGCGACAAGCTGACGGACAAGCAGGGCAACATTCCGCGCTGGGGCGAGGTGCTTGCCGGCGCTTGT gCTGGTGGATCGCAGGTCATTTTCACCAACCCGCTCGAGATCGTGAAAATTCGGCTACAGGTGGCGGGCGAGATTGCGGGCGGTGCGAAGGTCCGCGCGCTCAGCGTGGTCCGCGAGCTCGGCCTGTTCGGGCTGTACAAGGGGGCGCGGGCGTGCCTGCTGCGCGACGTACCATTTTCCGCCATCTACTTCCCGATGTATGCTCACACGAAGGCGGCGTTCGCGGACGAGGAGGGCTACAACCATCCGCTGACGCTGCTGGCGGCGGGAGCGATCGCCGGCATACCGGCCGCCTCGCTCGTGACGCCGGCGGACGTGATCAAGACGCGGCTGCAGGTGGTCGCCCGCTCCGGCCAGACAACGTACAGCGGGGTGATGGATGCGGCTAGGAAGATCATGGCTGAGGAGGGTCCGCGTGCCTTTTGGAAGGGAACAGTCG CCCGCGTGTTCCGTTCGTCGCCCCAGTTCGGCGTCACACTCGTGACGTacgagctgctgcagcgcaTGCTGTACGTCGACTTCGGCGGTTCGCGACCGGCCGGCTCGGACGTGGCGAAGGCGAAGGTCGACGTGGCACGCGTCAACCCGGACCACATCGGTGGCTACCAGGCAGCACTGCCCATGCTGAACGGCATCGAGACCAAGTTCGGCCTCAGTCTGCCCCGCTTCGGCGCGCCCGCGGCCGTGAAGCGTCAGGCCTCATGA
- the LOC1270452 gene encoding calcium-binding mitochondrial carrier protein Aralar1 isoform X2 produces MKLESRPITENPMHIKRASTEKLREIFGKYATQQINGEPYMTSADFVRSFLGQSYNEESIKLIAGIADTSKDGLISFAEFQAFEGLLCTPDALYKTAFQLFDRNGNGSVTYSEFVDVFKKTDLHAKIPFKLDGPFIQLYFGKDRQRVINYVEFSQFLHDFHEECAMEAFRLKDTSGSGFISALDFQDIMVNVKKHLLTSEVRDNLIAVTEGHRVSFPYFMAFNSLLNNMELIKRIYLNATSGNRAEPITKDELLHSAQTMSQITPLEIDILFQLTGVIHQSGTSIWRRHSKTIDKNRRIVYNDLSNIAPEHYIKNITHRLAEIKAVESPADRSFMIQMLESTYRFTLGSVAGAVGATAVYPIDLVKTRMQNQRTGSFIGEVAYRNSWDCCKKVIRHEGFLGLYRGLVPQLMGVAPEKAIKLTVNDFVRDKLTDKQGNIPRWGEVLAGACAGGSQVIFTNPLEIVKIRLQVAGEIAGGAKVRALSVVRELGLFGLYKGARACLLRDVPFSAIYFPMYAHTKAAFADEEGYNHPLTLLAAGAIAGIPAASLVTPADVIKTRLQVVARSGQTTYSGVMDAARKIMAEEGPRAFWKGTVARVFRSSPQFGVTLVTYELLQRMLYVDFGGSRPAGSDVAKAKVDVARVNPDHIGGYQAALPMLNGIETKFGLSLPRFGAPAAVKRQAS; encoded by the exons ATGAAGCTGGAATCGCGACCAATCACGGAG AACCCGATGCATATAAAGCGTGCCTCCACCGAGAAGCTGCGTGAAATCTTCGGCAAATATGCGACCCAACAAATCAATGGCGAACCGTACATGACCAGCGCAGACTTTGTCCGAAGCTTTCTCGGACAATCGTACAATGAG gAATCCATCAAACTGATCGCCGGCATTGCCGACACGAGCAAGGACGGGCTGATCTCGTTCGCCGAGTTTCAGGCGTTCGAGGGGCTGCTCTGCACTCCGGACGCCCTGTACAAAACCGCGTTCCAGCTGTTCGACCGTAACGGCAACGGCTCGGTCACGTACAGTGAGTTTGTCGATGTATTCAAAAAGACAGATCTGCACGCTAAAATCCCGTTCAAACTGGACGGCCCTTTCATACAGCTTTACTTCGGCAAGGACCGCCAGCGGGTGATCAATTACGTCGAGTTTAGCCAGTTTTTGCACGACTTCCACGAGGAGTGTGCGATGGAGGCGTTCCGCCTGAAGGACACCTCCGGCTCCGGGTTTATCTCGGCGCTCGACTTTCAGGACATTATGGTGAACGTGAAGAAGCACCTGCTGACGAGCGAGGTGCGGGATAATCTGATCGCG GTTACCGAGGGGCACCGGGTAAGCTTTCCCTACTTTATGGCATTTAACTCGCTGCTCAACAACATGGAGCTGATCAAACGCATTTACCTGAACGCGACCAGCGGCAACCGGGCGGAACCAATTACCAAGGACGAGCTGCTGCACTCCGCCCAAACGATGAGCCAAATTACGCCGCTCGAGATCGACATCCTGTTCCAGCTGACCGGCGTCATCCATCAGAGCGG TACATCCATTTGGCGGCGGCATAGCAAAACGATAGACAAAAATAG ACGGATCGTGTACAATGATCTTAGCAACATTGCCCCGGAACATTACATCAAAAACATCACCCACCGGCTAGCGGAAATCAAAGCCGTCGAATCGCCCGCCGACCGATCCTTCATGATACAGATGCTCGAGAGCACGTACCGGTTCACGCTCGGATCCGTCGCCGGCG CGGTCGGTGCTACGGCCGTCTATCCGATCGATCTGGTGAAGACGCGAATGCAAAACCAGCGTACCGGGTCCTTTATCGGCGAGGTGGCCTACCGGAACTCGTGGGACTGCTGCAAGAAG GTCATCCGGCACGAAGGCTTCCTGGGGCTGTACCGTGGTCTGGTGCCGCAGCTGATGGGCGTCGCGCCCGAGAAAGCGATCAAGCTGACGGTGAACGATTTTGTGCGCGACAAGCTGACGGACAAGCAGGGCAACATTCCGCGCTGGGGCGAGGTGCTTGCCGGCGCTTGT gCTGGTGGATCGCAGGTCATTTTCACCAACCCGCTCGAGATCGTGAAAATTCGGCTACAGGTGGCGGGCGAGATTGCGGGCGGTGCGAAGGTCCGCGCGCTCAGCGTGGTCCGCGAGCTCGGCCTGTTCGGGCTGTACAAGGGGGCGCGGGCGTGCCTGCTGCGCGACGTACCATTTTCCGCCATCTACTTCCCGATGTATGCTCACACGAAGGCGGCGTTCGCGGACGAGGAGGGCTACAACCATCCGCTGACGCTGCTGGCGGCGGGAGCGATCGCCGGCATACCGGCCGCCTCGCTCGTGACGCCGGCGGACGTGATCAAGACGCGGCTGCAGGTGGTCGCCCGCTCCGGCCAGACAACGTACAGCGGGGTGATGGATGCGGCTAGGAAGATCATGGCTGAGGAGGGTCCGCGTGCCTTTTGGAAGGGAACAGTCG CCCGCGTGTTCCGTTCGTCGCCCCAGTTCGGCGTCACACTCGTGACGTacgagctgctgcagcgcaTGCTGTACGTCGACTTCGGCGGTTCGCGACCGGCCGGCTCGGACGTGGCGAAGGCGAAGGTCGACGTGGCACGCGTCAACCCGGACCACATCGGTGGCTACCAGGCAGCACTGCCCATGCTGAACGGCATCGAGACCAAGTTCGGCCTCAGTCTGCCCCGCTTCGGCGCGCCCGCGGCCGTGAAGCGTCAGGCCTCATGA
- the LOC1270452 gene encoding calcium-binding mitochondrial carrier protein Aralar1 isoform X5, with translation MKLESRPITENPMHIKRASTEKLREIFGKYATQQINGEPYMTSADFVRSFLGQSYNEESIKLIAGIADTSKDGLISFAEFQAFEGLLCTPDALYKTAFQLFDRNGNGSVTYSEFVDVFKKTDLHAKIPFKLDGPFIQLYFGKDRQRVINYVEFSQFLHDFHEECAMEAFRLKDTSGSGFISALDFQDIMVNVKKHLLTSEVRDNLIAVTEGHRVSFPYFMAFNSLLNNMELIKRIYLNATSGNRAEPITKDELLHSAQTMSQITPLEIDILFQLTGVIHQSGRIVYNDLSNIAPEHYIKNITHRLAEIKAVESPADRSFMIQMLESTYRFTLGSVAGAVGATAVYPIDLVKTRMQNQRTGSFIGEVAYRNSWDCCKKVIRHEGFLGLYRGLVPQLMGVAPEKAIKLTVNDFVRDKLTDKQGNIPRWGEVLAGACAGGSQVIFTNPLEIVKIRLQVAGEIAGGAKVRALSVVRELGLFGLYKGARACLLRDVPFSAIYFPMYAHTKAAFADEEGYNHPLTLLAAGAIAGIPAASLVTPADVIKTRLQVVARSGQTTYSGVMDAARKIMAEEGPRAFWKGTVARVFRSSPQFGVTLVTYELLQRMLYVDFGGSRPAGSDVAKAKVDVARVNPDHIGGYQAALPMLNGIETKFGLSLPRFGAPAAVKRQAS, from the exons ATGAAGCTGGAATCGCGACCAATCACGGAG AACCCGATGCATATAAAGCGTGCCTCCACCGAGAAGCTGCGTGAAATCTTCGGCAAATATGCGACCCAACAAATCAATGGCGAACCGTACATGACCAGCGCAGACTTTGTCCGAAGCTTTCTCGGACAATCGTACAATGAG gAATCCATCAAACTGATCGCCGGCATTGCCGACACGAGCAAGGACGGGCTGATCTCGTTCGCCGAGTTTCAGGCGTTCGAGGGGCTGCTCTGCACTCCGGACGCCCTGTACAAAACCGCGTTCCAGCTGTTCGACCGTAACGGCAACGGCTCGGTCACGTACAGTGAGTTTGTCGATGTATTCAAAAAGACAGATCTGCACGCTAAAATCCCGTTCAAACTGGACGGCCCTTTCATACAGCTTTACTTCGGCAAGGACCGCCAGCGGGTGATCAATTACGTCGAGTTTAGCCAGTTTTTGCACGACTTCCACGAGGAGTGTGCGATGGAGGCGTTCCGCCTGAAGGACACCTCCGGCTCCGGGTTTATCTCGGCGCTCGACTTTCAGGACATTATGGTGAACGTGAAGAAGCACCTGCTGACGAGCGAGGTGCGGGATAATCTGATCGCG GTTACCGAGGGGCACCGGGTAAGCTTTCCCTACTTTATGGCATTTAACTCGCTGCTCAACAACATGGAGCTGATCAAACGCATTTACCTGAACGCGACCAGCGGCAACCGGGCGGAACCAATTACCAAGGACGAGCTGCTGCACTCCGCCCAAACGATGAGCCAAATTACGCCGCTCGAGATCGACATCCTGTTCCAGCTGACCGGCGTCATCCATCAGAGCGG ACGGATCGTGTACAATGATCTTAGCAACATTGCCCCGGAACATTACATCAAAAACATCACCCACCGGCTAGCGGAAATCAAAGCCGTCGAATCGCCCGCCGACCGATCCTTCATGATACAGATGCTCGAGAGCACGTACCGGTTCACGCTCGGATCCGTCGCCGGCG CGGTCGGTGCTACGGCCGTCTATCCGATCGATCTGGTGAAGACGCGAATGCAAAACCAGCGTACCGGGTCCTTTATCGGCGAGGTGGCCTACCGGAACTCGTGGGACTGCTGCAAGAAG GTCATCCGGCACGAAGGCTTCCTGGGGCTGTACCGTGGTCTGGTGCCGCAGCTGATGGGCGTCGCGCCCGAGAAAGCGATCAAGCTGACGGTGAACGATTTTGTGCGCGACAAGCTGACGGACAAGCAGGGCAACATTCCGCGCTGGGGCGAGGTGCTTGCCGGCGCTTGT gCTGGTGGATCGCAGGTCATTTTCACCAACCCGCTCGAGATCGTGAAAATTCGGCTACAGGTGGCGGGCGAGATTGCGGGCGGTGCGAAGGTCCGCGCGCTCAGCGTGGTCCGCGAGCTCGGCCTGTTCGGGCTGTACAAGGGGGCGCGGGCGTGCCTGCTGCGCGACGTACCATTTTCCGCCATCTACTTCCCGATGTATGCTCACACGAAGGCGGCGTTCGCGGACGAGGAGGGCTACAACCATCCGCTGACGCTGCTGGCGGCGGGAGCGATCGCCGGCATACCGGCCGCCTCGCTCGTGACGCCGGCGGACGTGATCAAGACGCGGCTGCAGGTGGTCGCCCGCTCCGGCCAGACAACGTACAGCGGGGTGATGGATGCGGCTAGGAAGATCATGGCTGAGGAGGGTCCGCGTGCCTTTTGGAAGGGAACAGTCG CCCGCGTGTTCCGTTCGTCGCCCCAGTTCGGCGTCACACTCGTGACGTacgagctgctgcagcgcaTGCTGTACGTCGACTTCGGCGGTTCGCGACCGGCCGGCTCGGACGTGGCGAAGGCGAAGGTCGACGTGGCACGCGTCAACCCGGACCACATCGGTGGCTACCAGGCAGCACTGCCCATGCTGAACGGCATCGAGACCAAGTTCGGCCTCAGTCTGCCCCGCTTCGGCGCGCCCGCGGCCGTGAAGCGTCAGGCCTCATGA
- the LOC1270452 gene encoding calcium-binding mitochondrial carrier protein Aralar1 isoform X3 — MTNTAAKERASDEKDVKNPMHIKRASTEKLREIFGKYATQQINGEPYMTSADFVRSFLGQSYNEESIKLIAGIADTSKDGLISFAEFQAFEGLLCTPDALYKTAFQLFDRNGNGSVTYSEFVDVFKKTDLHAKIPFKLDGPFIQLYFGKDRQRVINYVEFSQFLHDFHEECAMEAFRLKDTSGSGFISALDFQDIMVNVKKHLLTSEVRDNLIAVTEGHRVSFPYFMAFNSLLNNMELIKRIYLNATSGNRAEPITKDELLHSAQTMSQITPLEIDILFQLTGVIHQSGRIVYNDLSNIAPEHYIKNITHRLAEIKAVESPADRSFMIQMLESTYRFTLGSVAGAVGATAVYPIDLVKTRMQNQRTGSFIGEVAYRNSWDCCKKVIRHEGFLGLYRGLVPQLMGVAPEKAIKLTVNDFVRDKLTDKQGNIPRWGEVLAGACAGGSQVIFTNPLEIVKIRLQVAGEIAGGAKVRALSVVRELGLFGLYKGARACLLRDVPFSAIYFPMYAHTKAAFADEEGYNHPLTLLAAGAIAGIPAASLVTPADVIKTRLQVVARSGQTTYSGVMDAARKIMAEEGPRAFWKGTVARVFRSSPQFGVTLVTYELLQRMLYVDFGGSRPAGSDVAKAKVDVARVNPDHIGGYQAALPMLNGIETKFGLSLPRFGAPAAVKRQAS, encoded by the exons ATGACTAATACGGCCGCCAAAGAAAGGGCCTCCGACGAAAAGGATGTCAAA AACCCGATGCATATAAAGCGTGCCTCCACCGAGAAGCTGCGTGAAATCTTCGGCAAATATGCGACCCAACAAATCAATGGCGAACCGTACATGACCAGCGCAGACTTTGTCCGAAGCTTTCTCGGACAATCGTACAATGAG gAATCCATCAAACTGATCGCCGGCATTGCCGACACGAGCAAGGACGGGCTGATCTCGTTCGCCGAGTTTCAGGCGTTCGAGGGGCTGCTCTGCACTCCGGACGCCCTGTACAAAACCGCGTTCCAGCTGTTCGACCGTAACGGCAACGGCTCGGTCACGTACAGTGAGTTTGTCGATGTATTCAAAAAGACAGATCTGCACGCTAAAATCCCGTTCAAACTGGACGGCCCTTTCATACAGCTTTACTTCGGCAAGGACCGCCAGCGGGTGATCAATTACGTCGAGTTTAGCCAGTTTTTGCACGACTTCCACGAGGAGTGTGCGATGGAGGCGTTCCGCCTGAAGGACACCTCCGGCTCCGGGTTTATCTCGGCGCTCGACTTTCAGGACATTATGGTGAACGTGAAGAAGCACCTGCTGACGAGCGAGGTGCGGGATAATCTGATCGCG GTTACCGAGGGGCACCGGGTAAGCTTTCCCTACTTTATGGCATTTAACTCGCTGCTCAACAACATGGAGCTGATCAAACGCATTTACCTGAACGCGACCAGCGGCAACCGGGCGGAACCAATTACCAAGGACGAGCTGCTGCACTCCGCCCAAACGATGAGCCAAATTACGCCGCTCGAGATCGACATCCTGTTCCAGCTGACCGGCGTCATCCATCAGAGCGG ACGGATCGTGTACAATGATCTTAGCAACATTGCCCCGGAACATTACATCAAAAACATCACCCACCGGCTAGCGGAAATCAAAGCCGTCGAATCGCCCGCCGACCGATCCTTCATGATACAGATGCTCGAGAGCACGTACCGGTTCACGCTCGGATCCGTCGCCGGCG CGGTCGGTGCTACGGCCGTCTATCCGATCGATCTGGTGAAGACGCGAATGCAAAACCAGCGTACCGGGTCCTTTATCGGCGAGGTGGCCTACCGGAACTCGTGGGACTGCTGCAAGAAG GTCATCCGGCACGAAGGCTTCCTGGGGCTGTACCGTGGTCTGGTGCCGCAGCTGATGGGCGTCGCGCCCGAGAAAGCGATCAAGCTGACGGTGAACGATTTTGTGCGCGACAAGCTGACGGACAAGCAGGGCAACATTCCGCGCTGGGGCGAGGTGCTTGCCGGCGCTTGT gCTGGTGGATCGCAGGTCATTTTCACCAACCCGCTCGAGATCGTGAAAATTCGGCTACAGGTGGCGGGCGAGATTGCGGGCGGTGCGAAGGTCCGCGCGCTCAGCGTGGTCCGCGAGCTCGGCCTGTTCGGGCTGTACAAGGGGGCGCGGGCGTGCCTGCTGCGCGACGTACCATTTTCCGCCATCTACTTCCCGATGTATGCTCACACGAAGGCGGCGTTCGCGGACGAGGAGGGCTACAACCATCCGCTGACGCTGCTGGCGGCGGGAGCGATCGCCGGCATACCGGCCGCCTCGCTCGTGACGCCGGCGGACGTGATCAAGACGCGGCTGCAGGTGGTCGCCCGCTCCGGCCAGACAACGTACAGCGGGGTGATGGATGCGGCTAGGAAGATCATGGCTGAGGAGGGTCCGCGTGCCTTTTGGAAGGGAACAGTCG CCCGCGTGTTCCGTTCGTCGCCCCAGTTCGGCGTCACACTCGTGACGTacgagctgctgcagcgcaTGCTGTACGTCGACTTCGGCGGTTCGCGACCGGCCGGCTCGGACGTGGCGAAGGCGAAGGTCGACGTGGCACGCGTCAACCCGGACCACATCGGTGGCTACCAGGCAGCACTGCCCATGCTGAACGGCATCGAGACCAAGTTCGGCCTCAGTCTGCCCCGCTTCGGCGCGCCCGCGGCCGTGAAGCGTCAGGCCTCATGA